A window of Bacillaceae bacterium S4-13-56 genomic DNA:
TTTTCTATAATTGCATTTGAAATAATATTTAAAATGGTTTGGGTCTTCCCAGTTCCCGGAGGCCCTTCAATAACACTGACTTGTTCTTTTAATGCTTTTTCCGTAGCTGATTTCTGACTTAGATTAAAGCCAAATGGAAAGATAGGATGCAGTTCATTTTTGTACGATACAAACGGTTTTCTTTCTAAGTAAGCCGCTAACACACTATTAGGAGAAATATTAGAAATACTACTATATTGCTTGTTCAAAAAGCTTCTTTCGCTTTCACCTTTAACGCTTACATGATTAGATAGCTCTTTCAAATATTCGAAACAACTTTTTGCTTTTTGATTACCTAGAGCAGACTGTTCAATCCTTATTTCACTCAGCTTATAAGTGTTCTTATAACCTGTCCCAAAAATTAGCCTCACATGGTTATCAAACACAATTATATTTTTAATACCTGAGATTGGCTGAGTATTTTGATAAACAATGTTGTAAGAAGGGTCCATCATCTCTTTTACATAGAATTTTTCTACATTATCATAATTGTAAGTGAACACTCTATTGGAATTAGAGAAATTCACCTTCCATTTTCCTTTTTCATAGGTGCACTCTTCTACTTGGTCCGTTTTATCTTCACCTTTTATAAAAATAAGATGCTTGTAGATATTCATTCTAATTCACCTCAGTCCATTTTCCATACCCAAAAGCAAGAGACTTTCGATTCTCTTGCTTTTTTAAATTAATAAGCCTGAATCCCAAACTTCAACAATTTCTTAGGCAAAATATCGTCCAAGTTCTGAATGTCTGTATCTTGAATTTCGATTAAGTTAAAACCGTATTTTTCATAGATCCTTAGCTTCTCTTTTTTCCGTTCTATGTATTTGGGATCATTTTCTAATCCCCAGTATTCTATGTACACCTTTCCTACAGGCAGATAAAAATCAGTATAAACATCTTCTTCGACAGGGAGCTTCCTCTCATAGGCATGTACTATTTCAGACATATATAACCAGTTGTCGATTAGCATCTCTGCTCGGGACCGAACATAGTGACCATCTGCTGTTCTATGTTTCGCCTTAAATTTTTCTCTAAATCCTAAAGAATTACCTGAATCAT
This region includes:
- a CDS encoding glycerol kinase, with protein sequence MKKLPKAGEYIAWDESIKDHDMFSNQNEKLINATALRKHFGVSKFKMNPILSELGFVQKAVNGWNVTKLSLSIGGKQLEYEQTGVPYVNWPQSILSNKRLVETINSLKGTEQEEPTTENDSGNSLGFREKFKAKHRTADGHYVRSRAEMLIDNWLYMSEIVHAYERKLPVEEDVYTDFYLPVGKVYIEYWGLENDPKYIERKKEKLRIYEKYGFNLIEIQDTDIQNLDDILPKKLLKFGIQAY